The genomic interval CTCGCGTGCCTGAGGGACGGTGCTTGCAATCGGCTTGTCCATGAATACGTGGACGCCCGCATTGAGTGCTTCTTTGGCGAGGCTATGGTGGAGGTTGTGCGGCACCATGATGTCGACCGCATCCACCGGGACGGAGTCCAGTACCTGGGCCAGTGAAGTAAAGGCGCCGGCGCCGAATTCGGCGGCCAGCTGATGTGCCGCTTCGCCCCGCGGGTCCGCGACAGCAATGACGTCCACACCTGGCGTCCGACGCAGCACCGCCGCGTGGGTGGCTGCCACCCGGCCTGCTCCAATTAAAGCGATCCGCAATGGATTTCCTTTCCCGAGCGGCTGAGTCCAACCCGAGAAGCTGTGGCTACCGCAGCCTTCCGGATCACTTTGCGCCCGCAGCGACGAAAGCGTGTACTGGAGACTGCCCCGCCAGCAGGTCAACATCAGTGGCACCGAAAAGGCGGCGCTGGACCAGATGGCCGGCAATCACCGAGGGTACGAGCGAAAGGCCCAGTCCGGGTGAATCTCCCAGTTCCACGTGGCCCTGGCTGGGTCGCGGCTCTCCTTCGAAGAACTGGTGGTAGAAGTTGTATCCGGAGCGTATGCCGTCTTCGGGAAAGACCTCGATCAGGGGGCTGCCGTAGCTGCTGATGATGAGGTGGGCGTTGTGAGCCTGGTTGGAGTGCGGGATGACCGGAATGTCATATGCCTCAGCCAGCGCCCACACTTTGCGCGCTTCTGTGATGCCTCCCATCCGGTTGACGTCCGGCTGCAGAATGTCGACGGCGCCGGCCTTGAGCATGTCGTGGAATCCAGCAAGGGTGAACTCGTGTTCACCTCCGGAAATTGGAACGCCAACCCGGCTGCGGATGTAGGCGTAGCTTTCCCGGTGATCGGGGAGAACCGGTTCTTCGACCCATGCCAGTCCGATATCGTCGAGCATGTTGATCATCG from Pseudarthrobacter sp. SSS035 carries:
- a CDS encoding enolase C-terminal domain-like protein encodes the protein MTNIIVAVHAEDGTYGLGTVGVGSPVAMSVIAHHLADLMIGADVFDLERNWQTLYRNTIALGRKGIVMEAISALDIALWDIQGKLLGQPVYNLLGGKVRPRMRAYASELYARHDLESLHAEASAHIASGFSAVKMRFGYGPADGRAGMRANRDLVRTVREAVGDDVDIAAEAYMGWDTSYAISMINMLDDIGLAWVEEPVLPDHRESYAYIRSRVGVPISGGEHEFTLAGFHDMLKAGAVDILQPDVNRMGGITEARKVWALAEAYDIPVIPHSNQAHNAHLIISSYGSPLIEVFPEDGIRSGYNFYHQFFEGEPRPSQGHVELGDSPGLGLSLVPSVIAGHLVQRRLFGATDVDLLAGQSPVHAFVAAGAK